The sequence below is a genomic window from Clostridium sp. BJN0001.
GCCAATAAATTTTCTAGTATTAATTATTTTAAATACACCAAAAGAAAAAAATAAATTGTTATATGTTTTTTTTAGTATATCCATTGTTAATTTTATATTTCAAATTTTATTGACAGAAAAAGAAATAACAGATTATAAAAGTAATATAGATATAACAAGGCTTCTTATAATAGCGGTTTTTTTTATAACTATATTTATACAATTAAGATATTGGAGAGGCGAAAAAAAGTTATTTCTAATTTCTACTTTACCTATAATGTTTACAGCAATTTTAGAAATTTTAATAAAGCATTTTTCAAATCTTATAAGGGGTGGTATATTAGAAATCGGAATTCTAGTTTTTATATCTATAAATTTTTCACATACGATAAATGAGTATTTTAAATATCTTAAAAAATCTATGCAGACTGACGTATTTAAAGAACTTGCTTATATAGATAAAATGACAGATGTAGGGAATAGAGTTTCCTATGAACAAAAAATTACTTCTATAAATGACAAAAGAGACAGCTACTTAAGTATATGGTGTTTTTCGTTTGATATAAATAATTTAAAAACAGTAAATGATACATTAGGTCATAGCAGTGGAGACATGCTAATTATTGGATTTGCAAATGTGTTTAAAAAAACATTTAAAAATAAAGGAGATTGTTTTAGAACTGGAGGAGATGAATTTGTTGCAATAACATATAATATGAAAGAAGAGGATGTAGCAGAGATTATTGATTATTTTTATAAAAATCTTGTCGAACATAATACTGTTACAGAACCAAAATTAAGTGTAGCCGTTGGATTTAAAAAATATAATAAAGAAACGGATAAAAATATAAATCAGACTTTAATGAAATCAGACAAATTAATGTATCGAAATAAAATTTTAGTGAAGAAACAGCACAATATGAAAATTAGATAATTTTTCAAAGGTCAAATAATGAAAAACTTAAATTGATCATTATTTGACCTTTATTTGTTAACGGCTATTTTTTAAAATCTTATAATATTTCGTTTTATGCATCATTAAAAGATTTAGTATATTGCGTAAAAACATGATTGACAATGGTAAATAAAAGGTATAATATTAATTCATACTAAGTTTATCATATTAGTATATTTAATATTACTAAGGGGGCTAAATTATGAATGAAAGAAAATATAAGTTCGAAACAATTCAAGTACATGCGGGGCAGGAGACAGCTGATAAGTCGACTGATTCAAGAGCAGTTCCTATTTATCAGACATCTTCTTATGTATTTAAAGATTCAGCACAAGGGGCAGCAAGATTTGCACTAAAAGAGCCGGGAAATATTTATGGAAGGCTTACAAATCCTACAGAAGATATTTTTGAAAAACGTATAGCAGCACTTGAAGGTGGAGTAGCAGCTGTAGCAACAGCATCAGGAGCAGCTGCAATTACTTATGCGGTATTAAATATATCTCAGCAAGGAGATAATATAGTATCTGCAAGTTCACTTTATGGTGGAACATATAATTTATTTAAACACACTCTTCCAAGGTATGGAATAACAACTAAATTTGTTAAAGAGGATGATTTAGAAAGTTTTAAGAAGGCTATAGATAGTAAAACAAAGGCTATATATATAGAAACACTTGGAAATCCTAATTGCAATATAATAGATGTTGATGAAGTCGCAAAAATAGCACATGAACATAAAATACCACTAATTGTAGATAATACTTTTGCAACTCCATATCTTTTTAGACCTATAGAACATGGTGCTGATATAGTGGTTCACTCTGCAACTAAATTTATTGGAGGCCATGGCACTTCTATTGGAGGAGTTATAATTGATTCTGGAAAATTTGATTGGTTTTCATCAGAAAAGTTTTTGCAGCTTTCAAAAGAAGATCCAAGTTATCATGGTTTTGTTTTTGCAAAAGATGCTGCACCAGCAGGATTTGCAGTAAGAGTTCGTGCAATATTATTAAGAGATACAGGAGCAACTATAAGTCCATTTAATTCATTTTTGTTTCTGCAGGGGCTTGAAACACTTTCTTTAAGAGTGGAAAGGCATGTATATAATGCATTAAAAGTAGTGGAATTTTTAAATAATAATGATAAAGTAGAAAAGGTAAATCATCCATCTTTGCCTAATAGTAAGTATAATAAATTATATAAAAAATATTTTAAAAATGGAGCAGGCTCAATTTTTACATTTGAGATTAAAGGTGGATCTAAAGAAGCTCAGAAATTTATAAACAAACTTAAGATTTTTTCTCTTCTTGCAAATGTAGCGGATGTTAAATCTTTAGTTATTCATCCAGCAAGCACAACACATGCACAGCTTACGAAAAAGCAGCTTATTGAAACAGGAATAAAAGAAAATACAATAAGACTTTCTATAGGAACTGAAAATATTGATGATATAATTTATGATTTAAATAATGCATTTAAGGATTAACATAATAAAATGTGATTATTTTATAAAAGCGTAGCTTTATTATAATAATAAAACTACGTTTATTTTTATGTGAATATATCATTTTATAAATTTTTTGTTGTATAAATAAATGTCAAAACTTTAATAAAAATATAAAAAAGAACCTAAAAATTGAATATTAGTTGTATGATATATAGAAATAATTAGCTTGTGTGAGGGATTCGTAATGAAAAAGAAGATATTTATATTTATTTTTATGGTTGTTATATATATTTTTGCTATTCCTGTTTCAAATGTTTATGCAGATGGATGGGAAAGTAATAATGGAAAATGGTTTTATAAATTAGATAACGGTGAATATCGTAAAGGATGGATATTTGATAAAAATGATTGGTATTATTTAAAAGAAGATGGAAGTATGGCTACTGGTTGGCTTAAAAATAGTGAAAAATGGTTTTACTTTAGAGATTCTGGAAAGATGGCAAATAACGTAAATGTTGATGGATATTATTTAGGAGCAGATGGATCTCTTGATTCAGACGTAAAAAATAATGAAGTGAATACTGACGATGTAGATCTTGACGTTATTTATGCAGAACCTTATAATAATATTAAGGTAAATATTATAAACAAAAGTAAAAACGAGATATCATATACGCTTTCTTATAAAATTTATAAGCTGCAGAATAATTCATGGGTAGATATTTCAAAAAATACTAATAAAAATATTTTTGATATTGCAATTATGCTTGAACCAAATGAGGTGAATTCTCAGAATATAGATTTAAATAATTTGTATGAAAAACTGATTCCAGGGCAAAAATATATGATATCAAAAAAAATAGGAAATAAGGATGTAGCTCAGGAATTCAGCATAGAGCCATAAAGGCTTAAGAAAGGATAATCTTATGAGAAAAGTTTATAAAAATCCTAAAGAACTTGCAACATGTCTTAAAGATGTTGTTGATAAATACTACGATTCATTAATTACAGAAGAAAAGATGAAAGATGTATTGTCTGAGCTTATTGAGCATAATAGAAATGAAATTTATAAAGATAAAAATATGTCAGTTAAAATATCGAATGTAATTGGAAAAGATAGACAAGATATAATTGATAAAGTAGCTAGAAATATTTTAGAATAGACTTTGAGTAGTAAGAGGCATAACAGAATTTTGAATTCTGGTATGCTTTTTTATTTCTAAACATTGAAAAGCTTTTCATAAAATGATATTATATTAATATGAAGATTAAATTTACCCATTAAAGCAAAAAAAGGGGGAATATAGTATGATTAATAAAGTTTTAATACCAATAGATGGAACAGAAAGAAGTTTACATTCTTTTAATTTTGTAAGAAAAATATTTGATAAAGATAATGTAGAAATTACAATAATGTATGTTAAAGAACTTGTAGTCATAAATGGAGCTGTAATAGAAGATGAGGTAAATATAGCAAAGATAAAAGGTCAGGAAATTTTAAAATCAGCAAGGAATATGATAAAAGATTATAATGTTAAAACATTTATGACTTTTGGATATGCGAGCGATGAAATATTAAAGAAAACTAAAGAGGAAAAATACGACATAATTGTTATGACTAAGTCAAATAAAAAGGGTATAATAAGAATGATAGGATCTGTTACTTCAAGTGTAGTAAAAAAAGCACAGTGTGTTGTAATGGTAGTCCCTCAGTAGTGAATTAGAAAGAGCAGGTCTTAAATTTTACCTGCTCTTTATTATTTGGAGATGATAAAAAATGGAACATGTAGAACATAATTTTGATCCTGTATTTGATAAAAATTCTAAAGTTTTAATTCTTGGAACGATGCCGTCTGTAAAATCAAGAGAAGAAAACTTTTATTATGGACATCCTAGAAATAGATTTTGGAAAATCATATCAAAGATAACAGGATGCAGTACATATAATACAATTGAGGAAAAGAAAAAAATGCTTATTAAAAATAAAATAGCAGTATATGATGTAATAAAAAGTTGTGATATTAATCTATCAAGTGATAGCAGCATAAAAAATGTAGAGCCATCAGATATTGATACAATAGTAAAAAATTCGAATATAAAAACTGTATTTTTAAATGGTGATAAAGCTTTCAAACTTTATAATAAATATTTTAAAAATAAATTTGATTTAAAAATAATAAAACTTCCATCTACAAGCCCCGCAAATGCAAGATTTAAAGAAGAAAATTTGCTTGAAAAGTGGAAAGTTATAAAAGAATATATATGTTGACAATTATTGAGTACAGAATTAATATATAAAAGTAATGTTAATATAGATAAAGTCTATGATGAGGAATAGTAATTAATAATATCTGTCAAAGAGATTCATAAAGTATGCTGAAAATATGAAACAGATAGATTAATGAATGGGCCTTTAAGATATTAGGACAAATCATTTAACTTTTGAGAGTATCTAAAATGGTGACTGCACCTTACAGCAGATTAAAGAGGCATTTAATGCAAATTTAGGTGGTACCGCGAAAACATCTTCGTCCTATTATTTTAAGGACGGAGTTTTTTTATTTATATTTAAAATTTAAGGAGTGTATTTTTATGGCAAAGAAAATAATTTTAACTGGAGACAGACCAACAGGAAAATTACATATAGGACATTATATAGGTTCGTTAAAAAATAGAGTTGCTCTTCAAAATTCAGGAGAATATGAAAGTTATATTATGATAGCTGATATGCAGGCTCTTACTGATAATGCAAGAAATCCTGAAAAAATAAGAAATAGTCTTATTGAAGTTGCACTTGACTATTTAGCAGTTGGATTAGATTGTCAAAAATCTACCATTTTTGTTCAATCACAGATACCAGAACTTTGTGAACTTACTACACATTATTTAAATCTTGTTACACTTTCTAGACTTGAAAGAAACCCTACTGTAAAAGCAGAAATAAAACAGAAGAATTTTGAAAATAGTATACCTGCAGGATTTTTAGTTTATCCTGTAAGCCAGGCTGCTGATATTACAGCATTTAAAGCAGATACAGTACCAGTTGGAGAAGATCAGCTTCCTATGATTGAGCAAACAAGAGAAATAGTTAGAAGCTTTAATAATATTTATGGAAATATATTAGTAGAACCAGAAGCTATTATTCCTAAGGATACATGCGGAAGACTTCCAGGAACAGATGGAAAAGCTAAGATGAGTAAATCTATTGGAAACTGCATTTACTTATCTGATGATGCAGATACAATAAGAAAAAAAGTTATGTCAATGTATACAGATCCTGATCATATAAAAGTTGAAGATCCAGGAAAGATAGAAGGAAATACAGTATTCACTTACCTTGATGTATTTAGTGAAGATAAAGAAAAGGTTGCACAAATGAAGGAGCATTATGAAAAAGGTGGTCTTGGAGACATGAAAGTTAAGAAATATTTAAATGAAGTAATCCAAGCTGAACTTGAACCAATAAGAAATAGAAGATTAGAATTTGAAAAAAATAAAGATTATGTATATAAAATGCTTAAAGATGGTAGCGAAAAGGCAAGAGAAGTTGCTGCTTCTACATTAAGAGAAGTAAGAGAAGCAATAGGACTTGAATACTTTAAATAAATACTATATTTGACAAATTTCAGTTTATTTATTAAAATAATATGTTGATAACAAATAGAGGAGTGGTTATACAATGATAAAAGAAAATGGAAATATATCTATAGACACAGAGAATATTTTCCCTATTATTAAAAAATGGCTTTACTCTGATAAAGATATATTTATAAGAGAAGTAATTAGTAATGGATGTGACGCTGTATCTAAATTTAGAAGCCTTGTCTCTCTTGGAGAAGCTAAAGAGGAACAAGATGAGAAGTACAAAGTAGTTGTTTCTATAAATAAGGACAATAAGACTTTAAAATTTATTGATAATGGTATAGGAATGACTGAAGATGAAGTTAAAAAGTATATAAACCAAGTCGCATTTTCAGGAGCTACAGATTTTATTGAAAAATATAAAGATAAAATGGATGATTCAAAAGACATTATAGGTCATTTTGGACTTGGATTTTATTCAACATTTATGGTATCTAAAAAAGTACAGATAGATACACTTTCCTACAAAGATGGAAGTGAAGCTGTTAGATGGATATGTGATGGAGGAACAGAATATTCAATTGATCATTCAGACTCTAGAGAAACAAGAGGAACTACAATTACATTATATCTTGATGATGAAAGTTTAGAATTCCTTGAAGAGTATAAAGTTAGAGAAATAATAACTAAATACTGTTCATTCCTGCCAACAGAAATTTATTTAGAAGATGAACTTAAGAAGAAAGAAGAACCTAAATATGTTACTAAGAAAAAAGAGGATGGAACAGAATATAAAGAACTTGTAAAACCAGAGGAAATAAAACCTTTAAATGATATTCATCCGCTTTTTATGAAAGCACCAAAAGATTGTACAGATAAAGAGTACAAAGAATTTTATAAAAAAGTATTTATGGACTTTAATGAGCCTTTATTTTGGATTCATTTAAATGTAGATTACCCATTTAATTTAAAAGGAATTTTATATTTCCCTAAATTAAATCATGAAATAGAAGCTACAGAAGGACAGGTTAAATTATATAATAATCAGGTATTTGTTGCCGATAACATAAAAGAAGTAATACCAGAATTTTTACTACTTTTAAAAGGTACAATTGACTGCCCAGATCTTCCTCTTAATGTATCAAGAAGTTTTCTTCAAAATGATAGAGATGTAGCTAAGATTTCAAAACATATTGTAAAAAAAGTTGCAGATAAACTTATAGACTTATTTAAGAATTCAAGAGAAGAATTTAATAAATTCTGGCCTGATATAGAAATATTCATAAAATATGGATGCTTAAGAGATCAAAAATTTTATGAACAGATTAAAGATG
It includes:
- a CDS encoding GGDEF domain-containing protein, which translates into the protein MIKKINRSLTLITIIVILMLIGFLSIIKTFTKADSLSVLFDNSLISSSIINLEDDWNMRSENNIEKVEQIQFPKRFKYDKGNVISFSRNITGDFSVDDDMLCIQTDISNFIVYVDNIKIYDYYDFKYDKPLNKSLNKIHLIRIPNNFRDKNIKIKFRMCSGTNTSYNIRKICIGSKVSILYSIIKNEIPSMIFVIASLILGIIVILFSITGLLKKEDEELSLLFFVGLFTLIGSIYVFSNTNTIQIFLKNVYTINTIKYVSLLFLPINFLVLIILNTPKEKNKLLYVFFSISIVNFIFQILLTEKEITDYKSNIDITRLLIIAVFFITIFIQLRYWRGEKKLFLISTLPIMFTAILEILIKHFSNLIRGGILEIGILVFISINFSHTINEYFKYLKKSMQTDVFKELAYIDKMTDVGNRVSYEQKITSINDKRDSYLSIWCFSFDINNLKTVNDTLGHSSGDMLIIGFANVFKKTFKNKGDCFRTGGDEFVAITYNMKEEDVAEIIDYFYKNLVEHNTVTEPKLSVAVGFKKYNKETDKNINQTLMKSDKLMYRNKILVKKQHNMKIR
- a CDS encoding O-acetylhomoserine aminocarboxypropyltransferase/cysteine synthase family protein yields the protein MNERKYKFETIQVHAGQETADKSTDSRAVPIYQTSSYVFKDSAQGAARFALKEPGNIYGRLTNPTEDIFEKRIAALEGGVAAVATASGAAAITYAVLNISQQGDNIVSASSLYGGTYNLFKHTLPRYGITTKFVKEDDLESFKKAIDSKTKAIYIETLGNPNCNIIDVDEVAKIAHEHKIPLIVDNTFATPYLFRPIEHGADIVVHSATKFIGGHGTSIGGVIIDSGKFDWFSSEKFLQLSKEDPSYHGFVFAKDAAPAGFAVRVRAILLRDTGATISPFNSFLFLQGLETLSLRVERHVYNALKVVEFLNNNDKVEKVNHPSLPNSKYNKLYKKYFKNGAGSIFTFEIKGGSKEAQKFINKLKIFSLLANVADVKSLVIHPASTTHAQLTKKQLIETGIKENTIRLSIGTENIDDIIYDLNNAFKD
- a CDS encoding immunoglobulin-like domain-containing protein, translated to MKKKIFIFIFMVVIYIFAIPVSNVYADGWESNNGKWFYKLDNGEYRKGWIFDKNDWYYLKEDGSMATGWLKNSEKWFYFRDSGKMANNVNVDGYYLGADGSLDSDVKNNEVNTDDVDLDVIYAEPYNNIKVNIINKSKNEISYTLSYKIYKLQNNSWVDISKNTNKNIFDIAIMLEPNEVNSQNIDLNNLYEKLIPGQKYMISKKIGNKDVAQEFSIEP
- a CDS encoding TIGR04540 family protein, producing the protein MRKVYKNPKELATCLKDVVDKYYDSLITEEKMKDVLSELIEHNRNEIYKDKNMSVKISNVIGKDRQDIIDKVARNILE
- a CDS encoding universal stress protein, with protein sequence MINKVLIPIDGTERSLHSFNFVRKIFDKDNVEITIMYVKELVVINGAVIEDEVNIAKIKGQEILKSARNMIKDYNVKTFMTFGYASDEILKKTKEEKYDIIVMTKSNKKGIIRMIGSVTSSVVKKAQCVVMVVPQ
- a CDS encoding DNA-deoxyinosine glycosylase yields the protein MEHVEHNFDPVFDKNSKVLILGTMPSVKSREENFYYGHPRNRFWKIISKITGCSTYNTIEEKKKMLIKNKIAVYDVIKSCDINLSSDSSIKNVEPSDIDTIVKNSNIKTVFLNGDKAFKLYNKYFKNKFDLKIIKLPSTSPANARFKEENLLEKWKVIKEYIC
- the trpS gene encoding tryptophan--tRNA ligase, which translates into the protein MAKKIILTGDRPTGKLHIGHYIGSLKNRVALQNSGEYESYIMIADMQALTDNARNPEKIRNSLIEVALDYLAVGLDCQKSTIFVQSQIPELCELTTHYLNLVTLSRLERNPTVKAEIKQKNFENSIPAGFLVYPVSQAADITAFKADTVPVGEDQLPMIEQTREIVRSFNNIYGNILVEPEAIIPKDTCGRLPGTDGKAKMSKSIGNCIYLSDDADTIRKKVMSMYTDPDHIKVEDPGKIEGNTVFTYLDVFSEDKEKVAQMKEHYEKGGLGDMKVKKYLNEVIQAELEPIRNRRLEFEKNKDYVYKMLKDGSEKAREVAASTLREVREAIGLEYFK
- the htpG gene encoding molecular chaperone HtpG, with translation MIKENGNISIDTENIFPIIKKWLYSDKDIFIREVISNGCDAVSKFRSLVSLGEAKEEQDEKYKVVVSINKDNKTLKFIDNGIGMTEDEVKKYINQVAFSGATDFIEKYKDKMDDSKDIIGHFGLGFYSTFMVSKKVQIDTLSYKDGSEAVRWICDGGTEYSIDHSDSRETRGTTITLYLDDESLEFLEEYKVREIITKYCSFLPTEIYLEDELKKKEEPKYVTKKKEDGTEYKELVKPEEIKPLNDIHPLFMKAPKDCTDKEYKEFYKKVFMDFNEPLFWIHLNVDYPFNLKGILYFPKLNHEIEATEGQVKLYNNQVFVADNIKEVIPEFLLLLKGTIDCPDLPLNVSRSFLQNDRDVAKISKHIVKKVADKLIDLFKNSREEFNKFWPDIEIFIKYGCLRDQKFYEQIKDVLVFKDLNGKFITLKDYLKKDDNKDNEEEKDDKDKKQEKIYYVNDENQQSQYIKMFKKNNINAIVLECSLDDHFITFLEMHEPKLKFLRIDAEVSEALATQTADDDEAGKAYDKEVEEVFKNVLKDKVKEISVKKLKDKETSAMILVSESSRRMVEMAKMYAKQGLNFGASNFSEELTLVINNDNYIVKKVVEMSKNDDKKEDVDSICKYILDLAKLSNKELKSDELGDFLKRSNKLLMKVI